The following proteins are encoded in a genomic region of bacterium:
- the otsB gene encoding trehalose-phosphatase: MFFDFDGTLAPIAGTPDKAFIPKITKELLGKLSRAPGCKIVVISGRKIKDLKNKIKVKGIVYSGNHGFEISGGGLKRKIPLSRKYKKVLGKIRNDVERNLSKIKGILLEDKKYSLSIHYRLVNKKHIPLVKNIISDIASGYQVKNEIKLRCGKKVFEIVPPIEWDKGKAVSWILKKQGYFLKNKTILPFYFGDDNTDEDAFDALKDKGITVFIGDPGFSKAEYYLKNTVEVRKILKHILETMRNK, from the coding sequence ATGTTTTTTGATTTTGACGGGACGCTTGCGCCTATCGCCGGGACCCCGGATAAAGCGTTCATCCCGAAAATCACAAAGGAATTACTGGGAAAATTATCGCGAGCACCCGGCTGTAAAATTGTTGTTATAAGCGGCAGGAAAATCAAAGATTTGAAAAACAAAATAAAAGTAAAGGGTATTGTTTATTCGGGTAATCACGGTTTTGAAATAAGCGGCGGAGGGCTTAAACGCAAAATCCCGCTTTCGCGGAAATATAAAAAAGTCCTTGGGAAAATTAGAAATGATGTTGAGCGGAATTTATCAAAAATAAAAGGGATATTGTTAGAAGATAAGAAATATTCTTTAAGTATACATTACCGGCTTGTAAATAAAAAACATATCCCTCTGGTAAAAAATATAATTTCCGATATTGCCTCGGGTTACCAGGTCAAAAATGAAATAAAATTGAGATGCGGCAAGAAAGTATTTGAAATAGTACCTCCAATTGAATGGGATAAAGGAAAAGCCGTATCGTGGATCTTGAAAAAACAGGGATATTTTTTAAAAAATAAAACCATCTTGCCGTTTTATTTTGGTGATGATAATACCGATGAAGACGCGTTTGACGCGTTGAAGGATAAAGGCATAACGGTATTTATCGGAGATCCCGGGTTTTCAAAAGCGGAATATTATTTGAAAAATACCGTGGAAGTAAGGAAAATACTTAAACATATTTTGGAAACAATGAGGAACAAATAA
- a CDS encoding DUF5752 family protein, translating to MPELKNAKDPFRFYTRLHLTELTGLKAANLEQMAELVKHVPGSSIYHHTHRFLQQHQYLSPEPPNDFAYWVTEILGDDDLGERLASIDTVQFSTIRSLREKIIYVMEDYIKNNPSVRNRFADANEEFHFIKSISFILPTNYFAYNLREFADILGKITIDSIYFHIFEARLRLEKGVNDFSNWVENAIGDKKLAGKISKLDPYTYTLEALRKKLIEIVEKKAEL from the coding sequence ATGCCCGAATTGAAAAACGCCAAAGATCCGTTCAGATTTTACACGAGGCTGCATTTGACCGAATTGACCGGATTGAAAGCCGCCAATCTGGAACAGATGGCTGAACTGGTTAAACATGTGCCGGGTTCTTCCATTTATCACCACACACACAGGTTTTTGCAGCAGCATCAATATTTGTCCCCGGAACCGCCGAATGATTTCGCTTACTGGGTCACGGAAATATTAGGGGATGACGACCTTGGAGAAAGGCTCGCGAGTATTGATACGGTACAATTTTCAACCATCCGTTCACTGCGTGAAAAAATCATATATGTCATGGAAGATTATATAAAAAATAATCCCTCCGTGAGAAACAGGTTCGCGGACGCGAATGAGGAATTCCATTTTATTAAATCAATAAGTTTTATTCTGCCTACCAATTATTTTGCGTATAATTTGAGGGAATTCGCTGATATTTTAGGAAAGATAACAATCGATTCCATATATTTTCATATTTTCGAAGCGCGTTTAAGGCTTGAAAAGGGTGTAAATGATTTTTCAAACTGGGTGGAAAACGCCATAGGGGACAAAAAACTGGCGGGAAAAATTTCAAAGCTTGATCCTTACACCTATACACTGGAGGCTTTGAGGAAAAAACTAATTGAAATAGTGGAAAAAAAGGCGGAATTGTAA